One Leptospira wolbachii serovar Codice str. CDC genomic region harbors:
- a CDS encoding MBL fold metallo-hydrolase, producing MATTLGKLPHGDILKRISQSEHFQSGSFQNLEHTEMLAPNSSYWKMAIKYWQKPNSIRPSSPIPSSKINLKELDATKPQYIWFGHSSYLLLAEGKKILVDPVFSGYASPVPFAVQSFEGTDVYLPEDMPDLDILLITHDHYDHLDYETVIKLHPRTKTIIVPLGVSAHLLSWGVPLQKIVELDWFESKEIVPNLTVTATPTRHFSGRSVLRNKSLWCSYVLKVGEYKVFVGGDSGFGSVFETIGKKYGPFDLAFLECGQYGDDWPSIHMRPEETALAAETIGAKSFVPVHWGKFILSLHPWNDPIKRVLIASQNLKLNLQVPKIGESFSFTGSGSVDGWWNFQ from the coding sequence TTGGCTACAACCCTCGGCAAACTTCCCCACGGCGATATCCTCAAACGCATTTCTCAGTCAGAACATTTTCAGTCAGGTAGCTTTCAGAACCTGGAACATACCGAGATGTTAGCACCTAACAGCTCCTATTGGAAAATGGCAATAAAGTATTGGCAAAAACCAAATTCGATTCGACCATCATCTCCCATTCCCTCTTCGAAAATCAATTTAAAAGAATTAGATGCCACGAAGCCGCAATACATTTGGTTCGGACATTCTTCTTATTTACTGCTTGCTGAAGGTAAAAAAATCTTAGTTGATCCTGTTTTTTCCGGTTATGCTTCTCCTGTTCCCTTTGCAGTTCAGTCTTTTGAAGGAACAGATGTTTATTTACCAGAGGATATGCCTGATTTAGATATCTTACTCATCACACATGATCATTATGACCACCTAGATTATGAAACTGTAATCAAATTACACCCACGGACAAAAACCATCATTGTTCCGCTAGGTGTCTCTGCCCATCTTCTTTCTTGGGGTGTTCCTTTACAGAAAATTGTGGAGTTAGATTGGTTTGAATCTAAAGAAATTGTTCCTAACCTGACTGTCACCGCCACTCCCACTAGGCATTTTTCTGGACGAAGTGTACTGCGAAACAAAAGCCTCTGGTGTTCCTATGTATTAAAGGTTGGAGAGTACAAAGTGTTCGTGGGTGGTGACTCTGGATTTGGGTCGGTATTCGAAACCATAGGCAAAAAGTATGGACCCTTTGACTTGGCATTCTTAGAATGTGGACAATACGGTGACGACTGGCCTTCGATCCACATGCGCCCAGAAGAAACAGCATTGGCAGCAGAAACCATTGGGGCCAAATCTTTTGTGCCAGTCCATTGGGGGAAATTCATTCTTTCCCTCCATCCTTGGAATGACCCAATCAAACGAGTTCTCATTGCTTCCCAAAACTTAAAACTCAATTTACAGGTTCCTAAAATTGGAGAAAGTTTTTCCTTCACTGGATCCGGTAGTGTGGATGGCTGGTGGAATTTTCAGTGA
- a CDS encoding OmpA family protein gives MQKMNWKCRFLWTGTFLFFLAPSIFAQGFDQGSLIFYGFGSTGLGNHSGSLEKTVETTNQPNFLMLNSPYVDTLYRAGNYLLIAEFTKNRTELSSHGGELGFEYGIFRYFGIGLSYSNQVISASYFRALEARNIVLLSFLGPNTSSQLEKLNLGDTYDLAVQSRRTVFSANSGDLNLFFHFLPNELIDPYIRIGGGVGYEQMFGGTTNRVFGALGLRYHFDSQFFLSTEIEHSNVYIVKYEAPNSGHRNRGNYEETFLKLGLGINFSLLGSTNPIPEPENKQTSVIESVGPEIPSQIKEPSVETKLERFVFLASEIFDLPSSRIHLEGRARLDAIARSLENEYKDYDVQVITYTTPFREEVPGNYENYDLGFERSQAISRVLREKGVKPKRITDSTQGSAMYNVDSKEKVVIELRKKNR, from the coding sequence ATGCAAAAAATGAATTGGAAATGTCGTTTCCTATGGACTGGAACTTTTTTATTTTTTTTGGCACCATCTATATTTGCACAAGGTTTTGATCAAGGGAGTTTAATATTTTATGGTTTTGGATCTACCGGGTTAGGAAATCACTCGGGAAGTCTGGAGAAAACCGTTGAAACCACAAACCAACCAAATTTTCTCATGTTAAACTCACCGTATGTAGATACCCTTTATCGTGCGGGTAATTATCTTTTGATTGCAGAATTTACGAAAAACCGTACTGAGCTTTCCAGTCATGGAGGGGAATTAGGGTTCGAGTATGGTATATTTCGATACTTTGGGATTGGGCTTTCTTATTCCAATCAAGTGATTAGTGCATCCTATTTTCGTGCTTTAGAGGCAAGAAATATTGTTTTACTTTCTTTTTTGGGACCAAATACAAGTTCGCAGCTCGAAAAGCTGAATTTAGGTGATACGTATGATCTTGCAGTTCAAAGTAGAAGAACTGTTTTTAGTGCAAATTCAGGAGACTTGAATCTGTTCTTTCATTTTTTACCGAATGAACTAATCGATCCGTATATTCGGATAGGTGGTGGAGTTGGATATGAACAGATGTTTGGTGGTACCACAAATCGAGTTTTTGGTGCACTCGGTCTTAGGTATCATTTTGATTCCCAGTTTTTCTTAAGTACAGAAATAGAACATTCCAACGTTTACATTGTTAAGTATGAAGCTCCAAATTCAGGACATAGAAATCGGGGAAATTATGAAGAGACTTTTCTAAAGTTGGGTTTGGGAATTAATTTTTCGCTTCTTGGATCAACAAATCCGATTCCTGAACCGGAGAACAAACAAACGAGTGTAATTGAATCTGTAGGTCCTGAAATTCCATCGCAAATCAAAGAACCATCAGTCGAAACTAAGTTGGAACGTTTTGTATTTCTTGCAAGTGAGATATTTGATCTCCCTTCTAGCCGTATCCACTTAGAAGGTCGAGCAAGATTGGATGCGATTGCTCGTAGTTTAGAAAATGAATACAAAGACTATGATGTTCAGGTGATCACTTACACAACACCTTTCAGAGAAGAGGTTCCCGGAAATTATGAAAACTATGATCTTGGATTTGAACGTTCTCAGGCAATCTCTCGAGTGCTTCGTGAAAAGGGTGTGAAACCCAAAAGGATTACTGATTCTACACAAGGCTCTGCGATGTATAATGTGGATTCTAAAGAAAAAGTAGTGATTGAGCTTCGAAAAAAAAATAGATAA
- a CDS encoding malate:quinone oxidoreductase, whose product MKEKDTVRTKSDVILIGAGIMSATLGILLKELAPHLTITVLERLDAAARESSNAWNNAGTGHSAFCELNYTIENEDGSIQTKKALQIAEWFEISKEFWGYLAGTKRILDADEFIHSVPHYSFVWGEENVSFLRKRYDALKKYELFKDLVYSEDKKTVTDWLPLVMKGRDDSEPIAATKMELGTDVNFGTLTRAMFRYLESFPDVHVHYFEDVKDLERGENGFWHLTSNNIQTHEKEHHEAKFVFIGAGGGSLPLLEKSDIPEAAGFGGFPVSGQWLRCRNREVIKQHFAKVYGKANVGSPPMSVPHLDTRIIEGKKELLFGPYAGFTTKFLKKGSYLDLVKSLEFDNIFPMLSAGMHNLPLTKYLISQAMQSHEDRIAALREYFPEVKAEDWELVVAGQRVQVIKKDEEEGGVLEFGTEVVAAKDGSLAALLGASPGASTSVSIMLEVLADCFPKEMQSNEWKTKLKTMIPSYGESMKNNPDICTTSRRKTEQLLELNQGTSISSKV is encoded by the coding sequence ATGAAAGAAAAAGATACAGTTAGAACAAAATCCGACGTAATTTTGATAGGTGCAGGCATCATGAGTGCCACCTTGGGTATTTTATTAAAAGAACTCGCACCCCACCTAACAATTACTGTATTGGAGAGGTTAGATGCCGCTGCAAGAGAAAGCTCTAACGCCTGGAACAATGCAGGCACCGGACACTCTGCTTTCTGTGAATTGAATTATACAATCGAAAACGAAGACGGATCCATCCAAACTAAAAAAGCCCTCCAAATTGCGGAATGGTTTGAAATCTCCAAAGAATTTTGGGGATACCTGGCTGGCACCAAACGGATCCTAGATGCTGATGAATTCATTCATTCGGTTCCACATTATAGTTTTGTCTGGGGAGAAGAAAATGTTTCCTTTCTTCGTAAACGTTATGATGCTTTAAAAAAGTATGAACTCTTTAAAGATTTAGTTTATTCAGAAGATAAAAAAACCGTAACAGATTGGCTTCCTCTCGTGATGAAAGGTCGGGATGATTCGGAACCAATTGCCGCAACCAAAATGGAGTTAGGAACTGATGTCAATTTTGGAACATTAACAAGAGCTATGTTTCGGTATCTGGAAAGTTTTCCAGATGTTCATGTACATTATTTTGAAGATGTGAAGGACTTGGAACGTGGAGAAAATGGATTTTGGCACCTAACTTCAAATAATATACAAACCCACGAAAAAGAACACCATGAAGCCAAATTTGTATTCATCGGTGCTGGTGGTGGTAGCCTTCCTCTTTTGGAAAAATCCGATATCCCGGAAGCCGCTGGGTTTGGTGGATTTCCAGTCAGCGGACAGTGGTTACGATGTCGCAACAGAGAGGTGATCAAACAACATTTTGCTAAAGTGTATGGAAAAGCCAATGTGGGTTCTCCTCCCATGTCTGTTCCTCATTTGGACACAAGGATCATTGAAGGCAAAAAAGAATTATTATTTGGACCTTACGCTGGCTTTACGACCAAGTTCTTAAAAAAAGGATCCTATTTAGATTTGGTGAAGTCATTAGAGTTTGATAATATTTTTCCAATGTTATCTGCCGGAATGCACAACCTTCCGCTGACAAAGTACCTCATAAGCCAAGCAATGCAGTCCCATGAAGATCGAATCGCCGCACTGCGAGAATACTTCCCTGAAGTCAAAGCTGAAGATTGGGAATTAGTTGTGGCTGGCCAGAGAGTTCAAGTCATCAAAAAGGATGAAGAGGAAGGTGGGGTTTTAGAATTTGGAACTGAAGTTGTGGCGGCAAAAGATGGGTCCCTTGCCGCACTCCTCGGAGCAAGCCCTGGTGCGTCTACATCCGTTTCCATTATGTTAGAAGTATTGGCAGATTGTTTTCCTAAAGAGATGCAATCAAATGAGTGGAAAACCAAACTAAAAACAATGATTCCCAGTTATGGTGAGTCGATGAAAAACAACCCAGATATTTGTACAACCAGCAGAAGGAAAACTGAACAACTTCTGGAACTAAACCAAGGAACAAGTATTAGCTCCAAAGTATAA
- a CDS encoding NAD(P)/FAD-dependent oxidoreductase, with protein MKPKILILGAGYAGILAANRLDKQLKDAEIIIISESIGFKEKIRFHEMASAGQKKEIKIKKLLRTRISFLQGKVKDIFPNEKSVVVEGNPDRINYDYLVIALGSSQIRPIQTSEASIQSKEAVSDFLRKNKQREIQKLCIIGAGLTGIEMASEWKYFHPHSTVTIIDRNELGSSFSKRAKDYLRVFMLENDINILENTHIKTISENEITLENQNKVSFDCLLNCTGFKGPDLLKEAGFQTNSLNQIYVDPFLRSRQYPNVFVAGDSAYLENSILRMGCVTALPMGAYIADQLANLINGKNLSPFSFQFVGRCVSLGRKEGFIQFTYGDDRPKEWIIKGRWGAMIKELVNRFTIFSLKMEKQSPFRFYFWPKGNPLRMEEIDLAKTISIRT; from the coding sequence ATGAAACCAAAAATATTAATCCTTGGGGCCGGATATGCAGGAATTTTGGCTGCAAACCGTTTAGACAAACAATTGAAAGATGCCGAAATCATAATCATTTCTGAATCGATAGGTTTTAAAGAAAAAATTCGTTTCCATGAAATGGCTTCAGCGGGTCAGAAAAAGGAAATAAAAATCAAAAAACTTCTGCGAACAAGGATTAGTTTTTTACAAGGAAAAGTTAAGGATATTTTCCCCAATGAAAAATCAGTCGTAGTCGAAGGAAATCCAGATCGAATCAATTACGATTATCTTGTTATTGCTCTCGGAAGTTCTCAAATTCGTCCAATACAAACCTCAGAAGCATCTATCCAATCAAAAGAAGCTGTTTCTGATTTTTTGAGAAAAAACAAACAAAGAGAAATTCAAAAACTTTGTATTATTGGCGCGGGTCTTACCGGAATTGAGATGGCATCCGAATGGAAATACTTTCATCCCCATTCAACAGTTACTATCATTGACAGAAACGAATTAGGATCTTCGTTTTCAAAAAGAGCAAAAGATTATTTAAGAGTCTTTATGTTGGAAAACGATATCAATATTTTGGAAAACACCCACATTAAAACGATAAGCGAAAATGAAATCACTCTCGAAAACCAAAACAAAGTATCGTTCGACTGTCTTTTAAATTGCACCGGATTCAAAGGCCCAGATCTACTAAAAGAAGCAGGCTTTCAAACAAATTCACTAAATCAAATCTATGTCGATCCCTTCCTCAGATCTCGTCAATACCCCAATGTTTTTGTTGCGGGAGATTCAGCTTACCTAGAAAACTCAATCTTACGTATGGGTTGTGTGACTGCACTACCAATGGGAGCTTATATTGCCGACCAACTCGCAAACTTGATTAATGGAAAAAACCTATCACCTTTTTCATTTCAATTTGTTGGCCGTTGTGTTTCTCTTGGTAGGAAGGAAGGTTTTATTCAATTTACCTATGGAGATGACAGACCAAAAGAATGGATCATCAAAGGAAGATGGGGGGCAATGATTAAAGAACTAGTCAATCGATTTACTATTTTTTCATTGAAGATGGAAAAACAATCTCCCTTTCGATTCTATTTTTGGCCAAAAGGAAATCCTTTGCGAATGGAAGAGATCGATTTAGCAAAAACAATTTCTATTAGGACATGA
- a CDS encoding ATP-binding protein translates to MGNVPLNGEWRIDWKDWTPKEDALNQEFTVVPGHWANSKSEKYPTGFATLSLTILVSDNAESLYLQNGVTRNAFEISAGNETIYKSGTIGENYSSEIPNLNVQTVSLPNSPNNQIHLSVRISCFHYHICGIATPYILGTHLGINKSFLETIGRDVFVLASLLTLAFFHLVLYLFWRDEKTHIYFASVCFLAAIRLLSTGETRLIYNYLPPGIYETMVRINGISFVLLYLSFVLYVREIYNSKEYIFVYRINFFVAFLLFFALPLDILTFSKFLALHLILSLLALFGLLYPIIHGVILKKPGSRFFLFSVIATMSLFSLDILTEFAKKGTAYLAQYGFLVFGLSQALFIADRMIENFRNKERLKQEKENAEAKVNFKTAFLSTMSHEIRTPMNGILGMTQILKQTELSEEQREYLNLIQFSGDNLLLLVNDILDLTKLESGQFELHLEPLPLPKFLNDCIHLFKSQTNSNQLKIELDFLNKLPAFLITDQRRFAQILANLLSNAVKFTEKGTISVSIESIPLPDNHVRLVISVKDTGIGIPEDRMGILFQPFSQVHSHLTEKTVGTGLGLAITKKLIEEMGGSISVHSIYGRGSNFTFQFDSQIPEESFQPNPSTNEGETIPKIEWDSKLSEKYPLKILIADDDPINQKVSSLFLKKLGYTALQAENGEGTLDMVRSELPDLVFMDIQMPDMDGITVTKCIRQSQAIPKQPVIIALTANVLEEEKQRCLSSGMDDFMTKPLLLHDLDFMIRKWAKKDLAPSNT, encoded by the coding sequence ATGGGGAATGTTCCACTCAATGGAGAATGGCGAATCGACTGGAAGGATTGGACCCCAAAAGAAGATGCTCTGAATCAGGAATTCACCGTAGTACCTGGGCATTGGGCTAACTCAAAATCAGAAAAATATCCAACTGGTTTTGCCACACTAAGCCTAACAATATTAGTTTCTGATAATGCAGAATCTTTGTATCTTCAGAATGGAGTTACTCGCAATGCTTTTGAAATTTCTGCCGGTAATGAGACCATCTACAAATCAGGGACTATTGGAGAAAATTATTCCTCTGAGATTCCCAATCTTAACGTACAAACTGTATCTTTACCAAATTCGCCAAACAACCAGATTCATCTCTCCGTAAGAATTTCCTGCTTTCATTACCATATTTGTGGGATTGCGACACCATACATTTTAGGAACCCATTTAGGAATCAATAAGTCATTTTTAGAAACCATTGGCCGAGATGTTTTTGTATTAGCATCCCTTCTTACCTTAGCCTTCTTCCATCTTGTTTTATATCTTTTTTGGAGAGATGAAAAAACTCATATCTACTTTGCATCCGTTTGTTTTTTAGCCGCAATTCGCTTATTAAGCACAGGCGAAACTCGATTAATCTACAACTACCTTCCTCCTGGAATCTACGAAACCATGGTAAGAATCAATGGAATCAGTTTTGTTCTATTGTATCTTTCTTTTGTCCTTTACGTGAGAGAAATTTATAATTCAAAAGAATATATTTTTGTTTATAGGATCAACTTCTTTGTGGCATTTTTATTATTCTTTGCATTACCTCTAGATATACTTACCTTTTCAAAATTTCTAGCACTACATCTCATCCTCTCCCTCCTCGCACTTTTTGGATTACTCTATCCTATCATTCACGGAGTGATTTTAAAAAAACCGGGTAGCCGATTCTTTTTATTTTCAGTGATTGCAACTATGTCTTTGTTCTCCTTAGACATCCTAACTGAATTTGCAAAAAAAGGGACCGCTTATCTTGCACAATACGGGTTTCTTGTATTTGGCCTTTCACAAGCACTCTTCATTGCAGATAGGATGATTGAGAACTTTAGAAACAAGGAAAGACTCAAACAAGAAAAAGAAAATGCAGAGGCAAAGGTAAACTTCAAAACCGCTTTCCTTTCCACAATGAGCCACGAAATCAGAACACCCATGAATGGAATATTGGGAATGACTCAAATATTAAAACAAACAGAATTATCTGAAGAACAAAGAGAATACTTAAATCTCATTCAATTTAGCGGAGATAATTTGTTACTACTTGTGAATGATATTTTGGATTTAACAAAACTAGAATCTGGACAATTTGAGTTACATTTAGAACCACTTCCTCTTCCTAAATTTTTAAATGATTGTATCCATCTTTTTAAATCACAAACAAATTCAAATCAACTGAAGATTGAATTAGATTTTTTAAACAAACTACCTGCGTTTCTGATCACAGACCAAAGACGATTTGCACAGATTTTGGCTAACCTACTCAGCAATGCGGTAAAATTTACGGAGAAAGGAACCATCTCTGTTTCAATAGAATCAATTCCTTTGCCAGACAACCATGTTCGATTGGTGATTTCAGTCAAAGACACTGGGATAGGAATTCCTGAAGATAGGATGGGAATTTTGTTCCAACCATTCTCTCAAGTACATTCCCATCTTACTGAAAAAACAGTGGGGACAGGACTTGGACTTGCTATCACGAAAAAATTAATCGAGGAAATGGGAGGATCCATTTCTGTACATAGTATTTACGGAAGGGGTTCCAATTTCACATTTCAATTTGATTCTCAAATTCCAGAAGAATCCTTTCAGCCAAATCCATCTACCAACGAAGGCGAAACCATTCCCAAAATCGAATGGGATTCTAAGTTATCCGAAAAATATCCTTTGAAGATTTTAATTGCTGATGACGATCCTATCAATCAAAAAGTATCCAGCCTTTTCTTAAAGAAACTTGGATACACCGCCTTACAGGCTGAAAATGGAGAAGGAACATTGGATATGGTTCGATCAGAATTGCCTGATCTTGTTTTTATGGACATTCAAATGCCGGACATGGACGGAATCACTGTGACTAAGTGCATTCGCCAATCTCAGGCCATTCCCAAACAACCAGTAATTATAGCTCTTACTGCCAATGTCCTCGAGGAAGAAAAACAAAGATGCCTTTCCAGTGGAATGGATGATTTTATGACAAAACCACTCTTGTTACACGACCTTGATTTTATGATCCGAAAATGGGCCAAAAAAGATTTAGCGCCGTCCAATACTTAA
- a CDS encoding SCO family protein, whose product MKIQFTHRIMILFITSILSFGCDEHNSGEHHHHGDDHVLAASDAAQGSLFDLGSQWTTESNQKVVLKNYKGSLFIISMFYATCQSICPRLVADMEQLAKKIKETTGQEPRMVLVSFDPEKDTPTVLSAYKKKMKLNDNWTLLSGKEEDVRMLSVVLGINYKKISNGEFNHSAVYSLVSKEGIVVSRIEGIGSNTDTLVTQYQKLK is encoded by the coding sequence ATGAAAATACAATTCACTCACAGAATCATGATTCTTTTTATTACCTCTATTTTGAGTTTTGGTTGTGATGAACATAACTCAGGAGAACACCACCATCATGGAGATGACCATGTTTTGGCCGCTAGTGACGCTGCTCAAGGGAGTTTATTTGACTTGGGTTCCCAGTGGACAACAGAATCCAACCAGAAAGTAGTTCTAAAAAATTACAAAGGCTCACTTTTTATTATTAGTATGTTTTATGCCACTTGCCAATCCATTTGTCCAAGACTTGTCGCAGATATGGAACAACTAGCAAAAAAAATAAAAGAAACAACGGGACAAGAGCCTCGTATGGTTCTTGTTAGTTTTGATCCTGAAAAAGATACTCCCACTGTTCTCAGTGCTTATAAAAAGAAAATGAAATTAAACGACAATTGGACTCTGCTTTCTGGTAAGGAAGAGGATGTTCGTATGTTGTCCGTGGTTCTAGGTATTAATTACAAAAAGATTTCGAATGGTGAATTTAACCATTCTGCTGTTTATAGTTTGGTTTCTAAAGAAGGAATCGTTGTCTCTCGGATCGAAGGGATAGGTTCCAATACCGATACCCTGGTAACACAGTATCAGAAGTTAAAGTAA
- a CDS encoding sigma-70 family RNA polymerase sigma factor, translated as MNDIELFLKWKHYIFSIAYRITGSYVDAEDIVQESYLRWLSAEKLSIQNHKSYLGSISARLAFDLLKKASRKKESYIGPYLPEPIPETAESMDDEKINFAFLVILETLNPTERAVFILRELFDFDYESISGIVGKNTDNCRQILSRARTAIQSRKKKFDPDPKLHSKLLMEFSFACYNQDTKSLTHLLREDVIAFSDGGGKVHAARIPIPGIQRVISLLARTTKKAAGTTEIFFGYANGSPAIIGYSKDGPSIVQIFTTQGNKIDTIYNLVNPDKLKGFQNKENLMKLGFLRKPTVFEWFSSYWKHFISFW; from the coding sequence GTGAATGATATAGAATTATTTTTAAAATGGAAACACTATATTTTCTCTATCGCATACCGAATTACTGGTAGTTATGTGGATGCAGAGGATATTGTTCAGGAGAGTTATCTTAGATGGCTCTCCGCAGAAAAACTCTCTATCCAAAACCATAAATCTTATTTAGGAAGCATATCAGCAAGGCTTGCTTTTGATCTTTTGAAAAAAGCCTCACGGAAAAAAGAATCTTATATTGGACCTTATTTACCTGAGCCAATCCCTGAAACCGCAGAGTCAATGGATGATGAAAAAATCAATTTTGCTTTTCTTGTGATATTGGAAACACTCAATCCGACAGAACGAGCAGTCTTCATATTACGGGAGTTATTTGATTTTGACTACGAATCAATTTCAGGCATCGTAGGTAAAAATACTGACAACTGTAGACAAATTTTAAGTCGTGCTCGGACTGCCATCCAATCTCGAAAGAAAAAATTTGATCCAGATCCCAAACTCCACTCTAAACTTTTAATGGAATTTAGTTTTGCATGTTACAACCAGGACACAAAATCACTAACCCATTTACTACGCGAAGATGTCATTGCCTTCTCCGATGGAGGTGGAAAGGTTCATGCAGCAAGGATTCCCATTCCTGGGATACAAAGAGTCATTTCTCTACTCGCAAGAACTACGAAGAAAGCCGCAGGAACCACAGAAATATTTTTCGGTTATGCGAACGGCTCACCAGCCATCATCGGGTATTCCAAGGATGGACCAAGTATTGTCCAAATTTTTACTACCCAAGGGAACAAAATCGATACAATATATAATTTAGTAAATCCTGATAAACTAAAAGGGTTTCAGAACAAAGAAAACCTTATGAAACTAGGATTTCTACGGAAACCAACGGTTTTTGAATGGTTTTCGTCTTATTGGAAGCATTTTATTTCCTTTTGGTAA
- a CDS encoding formylglycine-generating enzyme family protein, whose product MYRLFFLMILILVFPVFGEMVKIPAGNWKPFLKETDSQLGVSVKIKSFYLDEYPATQKEYFEFIGANPEWKKGKVSPLFADGGYLGDWKGKGPETNQTNSPVTYVSWFSANAYCQWKGKRLPLESEWEYAASIPPAGKNKKAVEMVILNWYGEQKPEFLPSVGRYKNGFGVYDQHGMIWEWVFDFNNTSVTGDSRQDTDLESNLFCGGGSLKANDFSNYASYMRYGYRAGLKGWYTAKYLGFRCASDKKNKDNPL is encoded by the coding sequence ATGTATCGTTTGTTTTTTCTTATGATTTTAATTCTTGTGTTTCCAGTTTTCGGCGAAATGGTAAAAATCCCAGCCGGAAATTGGAAACCCTTTCTAAAAGAAACTGATTCCCAGTTAGGTGTTAGTGTAAAAATCAAAAGTTTTTATTTGGATGAGTACCCGGCAACACAGAAAGAATATTTCGAGTTTATCGGAGCCAATCCTGAATGGAAAAAGGGAAAAGTATCTCCTCTATTTGCCGATGGCGGTTATTTAGGAGATTGGAAGGGAAAGGGCCCAGAAACCAACCAAACCAATTCCCCTGTTACCTATGTTTCTTGGTTTTCAGCCAATGCGTATTGCCAATGGAAAGGAAAAAGACTGCCCTTGGAATCCGAATGGGAGTATGCTGCTAGTATTCCTCCTGCTGGTAAAAATAAAAAAGCAGTGGAGATGGTGATCTTAAATTGGTATGGGGAACAAAAACCAGAATTTCTTCCTTCTGTGGGACGATACAAAAACGGATTTGGAGTGTATGACCAACATGGAATGATTTGGGAGTGGGTGTTTGATTTTAATAACACTTCTGTCACTGGGGATTCCAGGCAAGATACAGATTTAGAAAGTAATCTTTTTTGTGGGGGCGGTTCTCTCAAAGCAAATGATTTTTCCAATTATGCATCTTACATGCGTTATGGGTATCGTGCTGGTTTAAAGGGTTGGTATACCGCCAAATATTTAGGATTTCGATGTGCATCAGATAAAAAAAATAAGGACAATCCATTATGA
- a CDS encoding SDR family NAD(P)-dependent oxidoreductase: MKHALVVGATSDIGIHIVESLAKRGFSLSLTGRNKQKLNEILKKLSHQFPTITIDTYQWDITDFSSHTLFYGSLTTKPSIVFFVAGYYEDQTKAREDQKELLKTINTNYTGVVSLINTISLDMEQRGNGTIVAISSVAGERGRQMNYIYGSAKAGLTTYLSGLRSLLFPKGVQICTIQLGPVYTKMSEGHNLLPWLTLQPEVAGELIVKAGLAKKDLVYIRWPWRWIMLGIRIIPEWIFKRLPPF; encoded by the coding sequence ATGAAACATGCCTTAGTTGTTGGCGCTACTTCCGATATCGGAATCCATATTGTAGAATCCCTTGCCAAAAGGGGATTTTCCTTGTCTTTAACAGGAAGAAACAAACAGAAGTTAAATGAAATTCTAAAAAAACTAAGCCACCAATTCCCAACGATAACCATTGATACTTACCAATGGGATATCACTGATTTTTCCTCTCATACTTTATTTTATGGCTCCCTTACCACCAAACCTTCGATTGTTTTTTTTGTCGCAGGGTATTATGAAGACCAAACCAAAGCCAGGGAAGACCAAAAAGAATTACTAAAAACAATCAATACCAACTACACTGGTGTTGTTTCTCTTATCAATACAATCTCTTTGGATATGGAACAGAGGGGGAACGGAACCATTGTTGCCATTAGTTCTGTGGCTGGAGAGCGCGGAAGACAAATGAATTATATTTATGGGAGTGCCAAAGCAGGCCTCACTACCTATCTTTCTGGCCTTAGGTCTCTTTTGTTTCCCAAAGGAGTCCAAATCTGCACCATCCAACTGGGACCAGTGTATACTAAAATGTCAGAAGGCCACAATCTCCTCCCGTGGCTCACCTTACAGCCGGAAGTTGCTGGTGAACTTATTGTGAAAGCGGGCCTTGCGAAAAAAGATTTAGTTTACATTCGTTGGCCTTGGCGTTGGATCATGTTAGGGATTCGCATCATCCCTGAATGGATCTTCAAACGCCTTCCACCTTTTTAA